Part of the Virgibacillus necropolis genome, GCCAAATAATAGGTGAGTTGTCCTCTACAAAGAATCCCATCGAGATAACCTTTACACCAAAACGTTCGACTGGAATTATTTTTTCACCGCGAACTGCAGGACGATTTTCTACACCCATCATATCCGGGATACTGAACCCGTAAATATCAGCATCAATAATTCCTACCTTTTTACCAAGACGCATTAATGACATTGCAAGGTTTACGGTTACTGTAGATTTACCTACTCCACCTTTACCACTAGCCACAGCAATAAATTTCGTTCCTTTACTTCCACCCATCAAGGACGCCTCTTGCTCCTCTTCAACAGCAGGCTGGTATTTTTTAATAATTTCTTCTGGCAATTCTTCAAATCGAAGCCCGACTGTAGTAACGCCACTTTTCTTTAATATACCAACAATCTCTTGTTGTAATTGCATCTGTTCAGCAGTATTCGTTTTTCCAATTCCTATCTTTACACTGACATGCTTTTTATCTTCTTTTATAATAATTTCTTTCACGCCGCCAGTTTCTTCTAGCGTTCTATGTAAAAACGGGTCCTTTACAGGATTAAGTAGTTGT contains:
- a CDS encoding Mrp/NBP35 family ATP-binding protein; translation: MLTNEEIIQLLNPVKDPFLHRTLEETGGVKEIIIKEDKKHVSVKIGIGKTNTAEQMQLQQEIVGILKKSGVTTVGLRFEELPEEIIKKYQPAVEEEQEASLMGGSKGTKFIAVASGKGGVGKSTVTVNLAMSLMRLGKKVGIIDADIYGFSIPDMMGVENRPAVRGEKIIPVERFGVKVISMGFFVEDNSPIIWRGPMLGKMLSSFFKEVEWGDLDYLLLDLPPGTGDIAMDVHEMLPTCKEVIVTTPHPTAAFVAARAGQMALKTDHEILGVVENMAYFESKKTGEKEYVFGQGGGEKLAEVLKTKVLGQLPLQQPYEEEDEFAPSIYQVDHPIGKEYHKIAAKIIAKVEE